The region ATGGGTTGCCCTGCCGCACCAAGCCCATAGCCACAACTTGCTCAACTGTCACCGGAAAATTCCAATCGACGGTTTCAAGTTGTGGCACATAGGCGATCGTCGGAACTTGGCCATCAACTGGATGCTTGCCATGGATCAGAATTTGACCACGACTAGGAGTATGCAAGCCCAAAATCAAGCGCAGCAAGCTGGTTTTGCCAGCACCGCTTGGCCCGACCAGTGCCGCAAATTGGCCATGGTGCAGATGTATATTAATTTGATCGAGCACCAAACGGTCGGCATAGCGCAACCCAACATCGCGCAACTCAATAATTGGCTGCATCCAAACTACTCCCTATTGTTGTTGAACGACACTGCTATCGCTGCCAGGAATATTACTGGTATCGAAATTGGCAATCAAGCTGGGGTCGCCGCCCAAATTTTCGGCCATAATTCGCAAATCTTCGGTCAGCAAACCTAAATATGAGTGATTAGCAGCCCCGACCTCGCCAGGTAAATCGTCATCGCGCAGGCTATCGATATACTTTACGCCAGTTTCGCGACCAATTTGCTCCAACACAGGCGATGGAAAGACTTCCGAGCCAAAAATTGCTGGCACTTTTTGCTCACGAATTTGGGTGATCAAATCGGCAACATCTTTGGCCGAAGGCTCGGCAAAGTCGGCAGGCTGAATCGCCCCAATCACGGTCATGCCATAGTGCGGAGCGAAATAGGCCCATGAATCGTGGTAGGTCAGCAATTTGCGATTTTCAGCCGGAATACTTTCGATCGTTTTTTTGACTGCCAGATCAAAGGCTTCGATCCGGGTTTTGAAGGCGGCATAATTGGTGTTGTAATACTCGGCATTGCCGGGGTCGCGGCGCACCAAGGCATCCCGCACAATTTCGGCGTAGCGCAAACCATGCAGCGGGTGCGTCCAGAGGTGCGGGTTGGGGCTACCAGCCTCTTTAGGAAACGAGAAATCGTAGACATATTGCTCAGGCGTGATCGTTTGCTCGCCGAGCAAGATAATTTCGGCACTTGGTTGTTTGTTGGCTTCGGCCAATTTGTGGGTTGGCTCCTCTAAATTGAGGCCATTGATAAAAATTAAGTCGGCCTCGGCCAAGGTTTTGGCATCCGAAGGCACTGGCTCGAAGGTGTGGGAATTCACACCCTCAGGCACAATCCCCGTTAAGCTAATTTTATCGCCTGCAATATTGTAGATAATATTGGTAATTGGCGAAACCGTACTAACGACTTTGAGTTTAGCGGTTTGGCCTTGGGTGGTTGGAGCCGCTTGCTCAGCACCACAACTTGCCAAAATAAAAAGCGAAATTAAACTAATAATCCACCAGCGCCGCATAGGGTTATCCATCCTCGACTACATGAATCCAACGAGTATTCTACCATCGATCGTTTGAGCTAAGCTATCTCGGATATACTACTATTCTCTGCCAAAGCGCTGTTGCTGAGCAAGCGCTGAAGGTTGTATGATCAGTACGTTTTAAAAGGAGTATTAGGATGGATATCAAACGCGTAACAGTAATTGTTTTAGATGGGGTGGGCATTGGTGAAGCGCCTGATGCTGCTGAATATGGCGATGTAGGCAGCCATTCGTTGGCCAATACAGCCAAAGCAGTCAATGGGCTTGATCTACCGAATATGGCCAAACTTGGGCTTGGTTGCATTAGCGAAATGCAGGGTGTAGATTGCCCTGAATCTTTTAGTGGCAGCTATGGCAAAATGCAACCGCTATCGAAAGGCAAAGATACCGTTTCAGGCCACTGGGAGATGATGGGCATCGTCTTGCCAACGCCGTTTCCAGTGTATCCCGATGGCTTTCCGGCTGAAGTGATCGCTGCATTTAAACAAAAAATTGGGCGTGGCGTGCTGGGCAACAAATCAGCCTCAGGCACCGATATTCTCACTGAGTTGGGTATGGAACATATCCGGACTGGCGATCCAATTGTCTATACCTCAGCTGACAGTGTTTTTCAAATTGCCGCCCATGAAGATGTGATTACTCCCAAAGAATTGTATGCCATGTGCGAAATCGCACGTGAGATCTTGGTTGGTGAACATGCAGTTGGGCGGGTGATTGCACGGCCATTTATCGGCGATAGCCCCGAAACCTTTAAGCGCACCATTCGCCGCCACGATTACGCCCTGACCCCAGAAACCCCCACCATTTTGGATAAAGTGGTTGCGGCGGGTAAGCAAGTTTATTCGGTTGGCAAAATCGACGACATTTTTGGCAATCGTGGGATCAGCGTTTCCAACCATACGGTTGATAATGCAGCTAGTTTAGAGGCAGTGCTTGAATTTCTGGATGTCGATTTTGAAGGGCTGTTGTTTGCCAACTTCATCGAGTTCGATATGATCTACGGCCATCGCAATGATCCAGTTGGCTATGCCAAGGCCTTGAAGGCGGTTGATCAGCGTTTGCCTGAGCTACAAGCCAAACTGCGGGCTGGCGATCTAGTGGTAATTACCGCTGATCATGGGGTTGACCCAACCACACCCGGCTCGAACCACAGCCGTGAATATGTTCCGCTATTGGTCTTTGGCCCCGAAATTCCCAGCGGCGTTAATCTAGGAACCCGTCAGACCTTGAGCGATCTAGCGGCAACGATTGCAGAAATTTTTGGGTTGGAGCAACCATTGCAGGGAACAAGTTTCCTGAGCGAACTTCAATAATTTGTCATCGATCAATCAAATTGATCAAATGCTAAAACCTATCTCACACGAGGTAGGTTTTTTGCTACAACTGGCGTGATATTGGATGACTTCAGATAACCGCTAGTGATACCATGATAGTACATCGATCATCCAGCAACAATGCTGTGGGTCTAGAAGGAATCGTATTATGCAATTACGTCAACTCGGTAAGTCGGAACTACGGATTCCTAAAGTGGTCATTGGGGGCAATGTATTTGGCTGGACGGTTGATCGCGCCCAAACATTTCGTTTGCTTGATGCCTTTGTTGCTGCAGGACTTAACACAATTGATACCGCCGATGTCTATTCGGCATGGGTCGAAGGTAACCAAGGTGGCGAATCGGAAACGCTGATTGGAGAATGGATTAAGCAACGTCAGCGTCGCGATGATTTGATCATTCTGAGCAAAGTTGGGGCTGGCACAGGTTTAGCCAAGGCGCATATTGCCCAGGCAATCGATGCCTCATTACAACGGCTGCAAACCGACTATCTTGATCTATACCAAGCACATGTTGATGATGCCAATACTCCATTAGATCAAACGCTTAGTGCATTTGCCGAGCTAATCCAACAAGGCAAAATACGTGTGATTGGGGCATCAAACTATAGCGCTGAACGGTTGCAAGCTGCCTTAGCAATCAGCCAAGAGCTGAATCTACCACGCTATGAAAGCCTTCAACCGCTGTACAACTTATACGATCGCGAAGCATATGAAACACAGTTGGAAACAGTTTGCCAACAAGCAGATTTGGGTGTGATTCCCTATTCAACCTTAGCATCAGGCTTTTTAACTGGCAAATATCGTAGCGAAGCCGATTTGATTCAAAGCGCCCGTGGTTCGCGAGTGCGGAGCTATCTCAATCCACGTGGCTGGACTATCCTTAAGGCGCTTGATGAGGTCGCGGCTGAGGTTCAAGCGACATCTGGCCAAGTTGCCTTAGCGTGGCAAATCGCCCGTCCTAGCATCACCGCGCCAATTGCTAGTGCCACCAACCTCGATCAAGTTAATGATCTGATCAAGGCGGCCCAACTTGAATTAACCTCAAACATGATTGATTATTTGAACCAAGCTAGCCAATACTAATTAGTTAACCACGCTGAATTGCTAGACTGTCAACGGTTAACGTGACATGTCTAGCAACAACCCAAGCATTATTAGAAACTCTGGCGCTGCCAGCCGTTGGCGATTAAGTATTTGCATAAGTGTAGAGTTCAGTGCATAATGCTAGCCATCTGCATTTTAGCGCCGCCTACCTCAATGAACCAACCACAGGCAATTCCACTAACATCCACAATCATTTGGTAGGGTTTGGCATAGCGCTCAAGGAGGACTGGTGAATCGTTTCCTACCACGTTGGGCTGTATTATTGAGCTTACTCACCTTGGTGATTAGCTTATTTGCGCAGCCATTAGCCACGACAGCTCAAAAAGCTCCACTAACAACTGATTACGCCCCTGCGACTAGCGACAGTGTTGCCCCAAGCTCAACTCCTTCGCATCGCTTGATTATCGAGTTGCAATCGCCAGCCCTGGCTGCATGGAGCAAAAGCACCAATAAAGCTCGCAACGCCAACCAACGTTTGGATCTGAAGGCAGCTGATGCCCAAACCTACTTGGCCCAACTCGAAGCTGAACAAAATCGCTTCGTGACCGATATGCGCCAAGCCTTGCCCGGAGCCAGCGTCGAAAGCTTTGTTAATGAATTTGGCAACCTCGACGAACTGCGCTATAGCGTGGTGTTTAACGGGATGACCGTCAACGTTGGCAATGCCAAACGCGATGATGCTCGCAAAGTTTTGGAAGCCTTGCCCAATGTCAAGGGAGTCTACCTCGACTTACCACAACACGCTGATTTGCATGTGAGCAACACCTTAATTGGTTCGCCAGCCTTGTGGGATAGCGCGGGAATTGGTGGCCGCGACAATGCAGGAGCAGGCATCAAAATTGCCTCAATGGACGGTGGCGTGCACAAAGATGGGGCCATGTTTAGTGGCACAGGCTACAGCTACCCTGCGGGCTATCCTGCCAATGGTTTGGGCTTAACCCAAAACAATAACGGCAAAATTATCGCCTCACGCACCTACTTCCGCACCTGGGATGGCGCTGCCGCTGGCGACCAAAACCCATGGCCAGGCGAAAATGGTACTCCTCACGGGGTTCACACCGCTGGGATTGCCGCTGGTGATGTGGTGACGGCAACCTTTGGTGGTCTGAACTTGCCATTAACCAGTGGGGTTGCGCCCAAAGCATGGGTCATGAGCTATCGCGTGTTCTATGCCAGCGTCAATGGCATTGGCTCGTTCTACAATGCTGAAGGGATTGCCGCGCTCGAAGATATCGTTGCCGACGAAGCCGATGTGGTTAACAACTCATGGGGCGGTGGCCCAGGCAGCATCGGTGGCGAATTCGATGCCCTTGATACGGCCTTGATCAACACCTCAAATGCTGGGATTTTTGTTTCAATGTCGGCAGGCAATGCTGGCCCCAACAAAGGCACCAGCGATCATCCTTCCGATGAATATATTGTGGTAGCGGCCAGCACAACCCAAGCAACTTTTGCTGCTGGACAGTTGAATGTGACCCAACCTACCCCCATTTCGCCAACCTTGC is a window of Herpetosiphon gulosus DNA encoding:
- a CDS encoding metal ABC transporter substrate-binding protein; this encodes MRRWWIISLISLFILASCGAEQAAPTTQGQTAKLKVVSTVSPITNIIYNIAGDKISLTGIVPEGVNSHTFEPVPSDAKTLAEADLIFINGLNLEEPTHKLAEANKQPSAEIILLGEQTITPEQYVYDFSFPKEAGSPNPHLWTHPLHGLRYAEIVRDALVRRDPGNAEYYNTNYAAFKTRIEAFDLAVKKTIESIPAENRKLLTYHDSWAYFAPHYGMTVIGAIQPADFAEPSAKDVADLITQIREQKVPAIFGSEVFPSPVLEQIGRETGVKYIDSLRDDDLPGEVGAANHSYLGLLTEDLRIMAENLGGDPSLIANFDTSNIPGSDSSVVQQQ
- a CDS encoding aldo/keto reductase, producing the protein MQLRQLGKSELRIPKVVIGGNVFGWTVDRAQTFRLLDAFVAAGLNTIDTADVYSAWVEGNQGGESETLIGEWIKQRQRRDDLIILSKVGAGTGLAKAHIAQAIDASLQRLQTDYLDLYQAHVDDANTPLDQTLSAFAELIQQGKIRVIGASNYSAERLQAALAISQELNLPRYESLQPLYNLYDREAYETQLETVCQQADLGVIPYSTLASGFLTGKYRSEADLIQSARGSRVRSYLNPRGWTILKALDEVAAEVQATSGQVALAWQIARPSITAPIASATNLDQVNDLIKAAQLELTSNMIDYLNQASQY
- a CDS encoding phosphopentomutase → MDIKRVTVIVLDGVGIGEAPDAAEYGDVGSHSLANTAKAVNGLDLPNMAKLGLGCISEMQGVDCPESFSGSYGKMQPLSKGKDTVSGHWEMMGIVLPTPFPVYPDGFPAEVIAAFKQKIGRGVLGNKSASGTDILTELGMEHIRTGDPIVYTSADSVFQIAAHEDVITPKELYAMCEIAREILVGEHAVGRVIARPFIGDSPETFKRTIRRHDYALTPETPTILDKVVAAGKQVYSVGKIDDIFGNRGISVSNHTVDNAASLEAVLEFLDVDFEGLLFANFIEFDMIYGHRNDPVGYAKALKAVDQRLPELQAKLRAGDLVVITADHGVDPTTPGSNHSREYVPLLVFGPEIPSGVNLGTRQTLSDLAATIAEIFGLEQPLQGTSFLSELQ